The nucleotide sequence GCTCGCCATGTCTCCTTCATTCACCGTCTTCGAGGTCACGAACCCGTCAAAGGGCGCTTTCAGGACGGTGTCGCTCAGATTGGCGGACGCCGCCTGGACCGAAGCCTGGGCCTGACCCAAGGCCGCCTGGGCTTCACCGAGCCGGGCCTGGGCCTCCGCCTTCTGGGCCAGAGCCCCCTGCAGGGCGGCCTGGGCTTGGTCATACTGAGCCTTTGCCGCCTGGTAGCGCGTCTGGGCATGATCGTAATCCTGGCGGCTCGCCGCACCGGCTTCATACAGCGATTGGGTGCGTTCAAAATCTGATTGAGCGCCCTGAAGATTCGCTTGGGCCGCCTGTAGGCTGGCCTGGGATTGCCGGATCGCCTCGTCGATCTGCGCCTGAACTGACTGGGCAGCCTGAACTCCGGCCTGGGCCTGGGCACTGCCCGCCTGGGCCTGTTTGACAGCCGCCGCCAAGGGTTCCGGATTCAGGACCACCAAGGTCTGGCCTTGCTTGACAAAATCCCCCTCCTTCACGAGTACCTGCTGCACCGAGGCCATGATTTTGCTGGCGACCTGGGAGGTCCCGTCGGCGACCACAGTTCCGGGCACCGTGACACCGGTGCGGTCCGCCGATTGTTCCACCGCGGCCACCTTGACCCCGCTGATGCTCGCGGGGGCCCGTTCGGCGGTGCCTGGGGGAATCTTATGTACGAGGACACCGCTCAGGACCAGGAGGAACCCTCCCAGGGGGACGCCGAGGAACAACACACCCTTCACCCACGTTTTCATACCTACCACCTTTCTGCCGTTGAACCGTCCGAAATGCAAGGCGGGGCGAAAGCACCGGTCACCCCTTCGGAGATCTCCCCGAGCCGCGCTTCGAACGAACCGAAACCTTCCGTCACCTCCCTGGCCTTCCGGGCAAGCCTCGGCATCATACCCTACCCGGTACCCCGATTCCACTCAACATTATTATGGTGGGAGGGTAGAATCCATGTCAAGGCTGCCTTTGACTTTGCGGATTTTCCGTGTCATCCTGGAAAAAAGAGAGGAAACCGCCAGCGGTATCCGGCGGGCGGCAGGAGGGGGAGGATTCGTGGAAACTTATCAAACTGTCGGGCGACAAAGCGAGACAGAGATTGTTATCAAGAAATCCCGGTTCATCGGCCGGGCGGCCCGGGTGTCCACTGAAGAGGAGGCCGCGGCCTTCTTGGAGGCGATCCGCCGCAAACATTGGGACGCCGCCCACAACTGTTACGCTTACACCATCGGCCCGCACTCCGAGATCCAGCGCTCCAGCGACGACGGGGAACCCGCCGGCACCGCCGGGCGCCCGATCCTCGAAGTCTTGCACCACATGAACCTGCGGGACACCCTCGTGGTGGTCACCCGGTATTTTGGCGGGGTCCTGCTCGGGGCCGGAGGACTGGCCCGGGCCTACGGGCACGCGGCCTCCGAGGCGGTGCGTGCCGCCGGCATTCTCCGCCGCCGCCCCCACGTCCGGGTCCGGATTCGCCTCCCTTACCCCGCCTTCGGCAAACTCGAACACCACCTGGCCCAGCGCGGCTGGCCCCGGGAAGAGCCGGTGTTCGCCGAAGACGTTCGGCTCACCGTTTACGTTCCCCGAGGCCGCGAACACGAATGCCAGTCCGCGGCGGCGGACGCCACGGCCGGTCAGGTGGACATTCGATTCGAGGAGGAGGTCTGGTTGGATGAGGTGGACGGGACAGCCCGGGTCCCCTCCTCCTTATCGGAGGATTTCTCCGGTTCCAATTCCCCCGAAGGATGAATCCGGCGAAGCTCCGCCGGCGGGACCTGTTCCTTTTCCCGGGGCCGCCCCAGCCAAATCGGCAACCGCCGTTCCACCATGCGCAGTTGATATAACCACTCGATGTGCCGGGCGCGATTCAACTGTTCCTCCACCGAGCGAAGCCGCTGCCTGAGAGAAATAATGCACCCGGCCACAATGAGTTCCGTCACCCCTTCCGCCGATACCTGAAGACCTTGAATACAGGAAAGATCGAAATAGCCATAGGCTTCATCTCCGGGGATGAGGGCGGTGCGAACCTTGAGGGGCACCAGCAGAAATTGGTCGTGGAGCGCCAGGGGCACCAGCAACTTTCTGGCCACCTCCCGGCCATAAATTTCGCGCACTTGTCGCAGATCCACCGCCAGGGAGGCGGCCAGACTCTTGAGCAGCCGGGAAGCGGAGGTGGGAAGGAGGTCGAATTCTCCATTCTTCCAGAGGACAAGGGTGACATCTCCCATTTGGTTGTAGACCGGCCAGAACGCCCCGAGTTCCCAGACTTCCCGACCCAAATCCAAAAACTGCATGTTCGATGAGACCCCCTTTACTTGAATGAAATATTATCAATACAACCATAACGAAATACTCAATACTTGTCTAGCGATTAAAACTGATTCGCCTCTTCATTAACCATTTTTAAAAACTCATTCTCCACTTGTAAAAATTCAGCCCCCTCTACCCCGAGAAGTTGGGGAAACTGACAACCTGACCCCGGGGTTTGCCCGCTTTATCCTCAAAATGCGCGCAATATCCACCGGAGGCCTCCGGGGAAAGGACTGGAGAGATGATTCCACCCATTCCACCGGATCTGCTGAGCGAAGCCCGGGCCGGACGCCCGGCTGCTGTGGCTGAGCTCTGGCTTCACCTGCGGCCCCTGGCCGCCATGGTCGCAAGGAAATACCGAAGCATCGATCGGGAAGACGCCGAAGGGGAGGCGGCCCTGATTTACCTTGAAGTACTCCAGATCTGGGACCCGAATCGCGAAGTGCCCTTTCCGGCTTTCTTCGCCCGAAAATTGCACCACCGGCTGTGGACCCTGGTGAGGCGGATGTCCCGGGAGACGCAAAGACGGGCGATGTCTGGAGGGCAAGCGGAGGATGGGGGACCCGGGGACATCTTTGCGCTGCTTCGGGACCCCCGCTGGGCCGAGCCCTTTCTCGAGGTGGAAATCCGGCTGCTCTTGGCGGGACTCGCGCCCCGGGAACGCCGGATTCTCGCCGGCCTTCTGAGCGGGCTGCCCTTGTCGGCACTGGCGGAACAAGAAGGGGTCACCCGCCAGAGCGTCACGTATCACTTGCACCGGGCGTTGAAAAAGTTGGGGCGCGACTGGGGAAGATAAAGAGGACAAAGGGGACCTGAACATGCGGCGGGCCGGGCGGCCGCCCGGGCGGCCCTCCGGCCCTCGTTCATTCCGCGGGGGGATCTCCCACCGCAAACATCAACTCACCCTCGGCCACAACCCGGTCCCCCACCAGGGCCCGGCCTTCGCCCTTGCCCACCGACCCTTTCAAGCGGGTCATCTGGACCTCCAGGCGCAGCTGATCCCCGGGCCGGACCTGCCGCCGGAACCGGAAGCGGTCGATCCCGGCAAAAAAGCCGATCTTCCCCCGATAGGCTTCGGCGGAAAGGATCGCTACCGCACCGGTTTGGGCCAGGGCTTCCACGATCAGGACCCCGGGCATCACAGCGTATTGGGGAAAATGCCCGACAAAGAACGGTTCGTTGACGGTGACGTTCTTGAGGCCCACCGCCCGGACGCCGGGTTCCACCTCCACAATGCAGTCCACCAGCAAAAACGGCGGCCTGTGCGGCAGGATTTGTTGAATCTGCTCAGTATGAAGCAATGTGTATCACCTCCAGGGGCTAGACGGAGAACCACCCATTCCCGAACATCCGGGGGCCTCGGGAGCGCATGATGGGAGGCCGGCGGCCCACACTAGTCATACCGCCCTCTCCTCCGCGGAACCGGGCGTTGACATAAAAAGCACCTTCCCTTTCCGGGAACGGTGCTCCGGTACATAATCCGGCCCGGCGGCGGATCATGCGGAGGATTGGTTCACTTCGCGAATCTTCAACAAATAAATGAAGCTCGTCAGAAACGAGAACCCCACCGTCAGCCACAACAGCTCCGTCATCACCGACCACTCGAACAGAACCGCCACCACGGTGATGTAGTACAAAACGGTGGTCGCCTTTCCCCAAATCATCGCGGGAACGATCTTCTTGCCCCGGCGGTGGAGCACCCCGGCGCTGACAATCATCGCAGCCTCCCGCAAGGCCAAAAGCCCGGCCATCCACCACTGCAGCCGGCCGTCGACCACGAAGGAAACGAGAACCGCCACCATCATCAGCTTGTCCGCCAAGGGGTCCAGCATGATCCCCAGGTCCGTTATCTGGCGATGCCGCCTCGCCCAATACCCGTCAAGTACATCCGTCAGCCCGGCCATCATGAGCACTACCAGGGCGCCTTCCATATTCCAGGGCCGAGGCGAAAAAAACACGATTACATACACCGGGATGAGCATAAACCGGACGATGGTGAGGGCATTGGGTATGTTCACGGGGTGACCTCCTCGAAACAATCCAAACATCATTATACTGCCCCGTGACAGGCCCGGCAATGAAATTGCACCCCCAAAATCCCAAGTATCCCGGTTAGCCCCGCAGATTGTTCGCCATGCTCATCATCTGATCCGCGGTGAGCACCGCCCGGGCACTGAGGGCGTATAAGCGCTCCGCCTCCATGAGTTTGGTCATCACATCGGTGAGCTCCACATTCGAGGCCTCCAGATACCCTTGCCGCAACCGTCCAAAGCGCAAAGGATCCGCGATGTCCGCCGGGGTGAGGGGAACCTCGGTGCCGGCGTCGTAAAGATTGTTCCCAGCCTTGATCAACCGCTGGGGGTGGTCGAACACCACCCGACCGAGCACGGCAATATCCGTTGGCGTCCCTGCCACAGACCCTGTGATTCGCCCGTCCGGCCCAATAGCGAGGGTCGAGAGATCCACCCCGGTCAAATCGATGGGCGCCCCGTATTCATCCAGTACGACATGGCCGTCCGCCGTCACGAGAGTGGCTTGACCTGCGGGGTCCACCGACACTTGAAAAGACCCATCCCGAGTGTAGCGCATGCCCTCGGGCCCAGATACGACGAAAAATCCTTCCCCTTCCCAGGCGACGTCCAGCTTTCGCCCCGTCTCTTGCAGCGGCCCCTGGCTCCAGTCGGATACCCGGGCCGCCGCCCGAACCCCGCTTCCCACCGGCAGCCCCGGCGGCGTGTCCGGGGCGGGGATCCGAACCCCCGGAGCGTAGTGAACGGCCAATAAATCTGAGAAGGCGAGATCCTCGCTTTTGTACCCCGTGGTGTTCATGTTTGCCGCATCGTTCGCCATGGCGTTCACCCAATGGCTCGCGGCGCTCATCCCCGATGCGCCGGTCCACAGGACCCTCATCCTCCGAACCCCCTTCTGCGTCCCCCGGATCAAAAGTTTTTGGCACGGGGCCCATTACCCGTCCCGCGAAAATTATGCGTTTACCCGCCCGACCTGGTTGACCAGCTTGTCCATGCTCTGGTCCACGGTGCGAATGACCTTTTGGTTCGCCTCATAGGCTCGGACCACGTCGATCATCTGGACCATCGTCTGACCGGGGTCCACGTTCGACTGCTCCAGGAACCCTTGGCGCACCTGGGCCAACGAGGGAACCAACCCGCCCGCCGCGCCCGGTGTGAGCACATAGACGCCCGTGCCCTGTTTCTGGAGCGCGGCCACCGGCGCGTCCAGCACCGCCAATCCTCCGAACACTTCCGCCCCGGTCCCATCGTAGGTGTGCACCGCCCCCGAAGCGTCCAGCGCCACCGAGGAGCCCGGGATCACTTGACCGTTCGGCCCCGCCGCCAGCACCCGATATCCATCCCCGGTGTACAACTGCCCGTTCGGCCCTTCGATAAACTGCCCATCCCGGGTGAGCAGGATCTGCCCGTTCGGGCCCTCCACCGCAAAAAAAGCCTCCACCCCGCCGGGCCGGCTTTGCCTCCCCGGCGGATCGATCAAGGCAAAATCCTGGTTGCGCTTGGTCTCCACCAAGGGGCCCGGCGTAAACCGGGGTGGCGCGTCCTCCATCGTCGCCCCCAGGTTGAGCGGCCCGACCCCGGGGGCGAGGGGGAGAGCGGTGCCGGAGGCCGGGCTTCCCAGCCGGCGCAGAAACAGATCCCCAAAAGTTCGAAGGGAGGGCTCGTCCTGCTTGTACCCCGGCGTGGAGGCGTTGACGAGGTTATTCGCCACGATCTCCTCCCGGCGCTGCTGGGCGATCATCCCCGACGCCGCAATATACAAGCCCCGAATCATGCTCCGATTCCCCTTTCGCCCCGTATGTATCGCCTCGCTGCGAACACCTTGCTGCCTTAAGATGCGTCCGACGCTGGTGCGATTCCTGCCTGTCGTCGCCAACTTTCCGGCGACGAATCCCGGGCCTGGGTTGTGGCCCGGAAATCAGTGGACAAACCCGGTGCGACTCAGTGACCAGGATGTGGGGGGCATCGTCATCCCGAGTCGCCGGAAACCTTTGTCAGCCTCGTCAGCCTTGTCCCGGGACCTGCGAACAGAAGTGGCGACGACGGCGGACGGATGCAAGGCAAGTCGTCCTGCCACTCCCGTTTTCGCCGGCATGGCCGGCGGTGTCACAACAGCGTGTTCACCATCGTCCGGGGGGATGAACTTTGGCCGTTGCGGTACTTATTCTTCGTGGCCTCCCCGCCCCGCAGGTGCCGAATCGACTTGTGATATTCCAGGATCTCTTTGACTCGGCTGGCCAACTCCGGGTTGATCTCCGGCAGGCGCTCGGTCAGATCTTTGTGCACGGTACTCTTGGATACGCCGAATTCTCGGGCGATCGTGCGCACGGTGTTGCGGGTCTCGACGATATACTCGCCGATTTTGATCGTGCGCTCGCGGATGTAATCGTGCACGCCCTTCGCCTCCCCACATCTCAAAATGTCTGATACATTCTATGCGGAGAGGGGGGTGCTATGCCTAAGCTGTCGACACCTGAAGCATGATGAGGGGAGGACGGGCTCATGCCCACTCCCGGAGGTTGACAACCCCCCCGGGGGAGGTTCTCGCCCGGGACAAATCCGCACACAAAAAAAGGGGAAGCGACCTCGGCGGCCGCCCCCGTCATTCCCCGTCTCCAGGTTACGGAGTTCCGGGTTTGGGCAGCAAGGTTTCCGGATTCACATCTTGACCGTCTTTCTTGATCTCCAAATGCACGTGGTTCTTGTCCGCCGCTTCGAACTTGTTGAGCCCCGAGGTGCCGATGGGTTGCCCCTGGGTCACCGATTCGCCGGGCTTGACGGAAACATCCGCAAGGGATGCGTAGTACAGCGTATACCCGTTATCCGCCGCTATCTCCACCACTTTACCCATCAGCGGGTCATCTTCCACCTTGCTGACCTTCCCCGCCGCGGCGGCCAAAACCTGGAACGGCTTTCCGTTCTGGGCCGAAAGATCAATACCGTGATGCGGATAGTAGCTGTTGTCGAATTTCACCAGTGCCGCCGCCTGGGCGTCTTTGCTGAGGGTGTCGTCAAAATTCTTCATCGAAACGCTGACCTGGGCGGAAGGATCTGCCGGCCAGATGAACCCCGGCTGCGCTCCCACGGGAACTGCCGGCGGATTGTTGTTGTCAAGGGCGGTGGAGTTCGGCGCCGGCGCCGGCGTCTCGTGAGCAAAAGGCCAGACCTGGGCAGTTTTGGCGTACATGAGGGCGATGATTAGGACGGCGGCCGTCAAATAAATGGCTGGGTAGAACCACCGTGTCCGCAGAATATTTCGCCACGCACGTTCCCCAGGGCCGACTTGCGTCCCCTCGGCGACCATCCTCTCCCCGGGTTCCGCCTGCCCACCCACCGGGGCGGCCGATTCCTGACCCTTGTCGGGCTCGCTCGGTTCCGCATCCCGGGAATGCTCAAAATGTTGGTCTTCTTGTTTCACTTTCATCACCTCAGTAGGCCATTCTCGCCGGGGATGAGGTGAAATATACCAAGCGAGCCCAGGAATTGTGAGATTTTTAACGGTTCGGCCCTTTTGCCGCCGCCAGAACCAAAGTTTTGGACCAGGGCACCACTCGGGTCCCCCGATAGTAGTACTGTAAAATTTCCTCCGCCGTTTTCCCCTGCTGGGCCAGGGCTTCGGCGCCGTACTGGCTCATGCCGACCCCGTGGCCGTAGCCCGTCGTCCGAAAGGTCACCTCGCCGCCGGAGACCGCCCAGGTAAAGGAGGTGGAATTGAGCCCCAAGGCCGTGCGAAAATCGTTGCCGCTCACCACCCGGTCCCCGACGCGGAGCTGGGTGATGCGATGGGTCGGGCTCTCCTCGAGGACTTGGATAAAGGATCCTCCCGGGGTGGCGGGCACGGCCGTCAGGTGTAAAGCCGCCGCCAAGTCTTTAATGGAGACAGTTTTCGTGTCCTGAAATCGCGGGGCCACCGAGGCGTCCCAGGGAGATGGGACCGACTGAAGATACGGGAGGTTTTTCCCCCACACTTCTTGGGCGCTGGCCGTATAGCCATTGCTTGTGGAGAAAAAGGTCGCGTCAATGGGCTGGTCCCCGTAGACGAGGATTTGGCCCGCCGTTTCCTTCACCGCCTGGCGAATGCGGTCGTATTTGGCCGTAAACTGCGATCCCCACCGGCGGCGAAGATCATCGGGAGAAAGAAACGCTTGATCCCGGGTATGGTCGTCGGTGATATCCGCCCCTCCGGCGGCCCGGCCGGGATGGGCCAGGGCCCGGACGGCGTTGGTGCGGGCGGCGACGGCCTGGGCTTTGAGCGCCTCCATGTGAAAATTCGCCGGCATTTCTGCCGCGACGACCCCGGTGACATAGTCTTCCAGGGGCATGCGAGTGACCGAATGGGTTGCGGCCCGGTACACGCGGATCACCGGCCCGGGATCAGCCGCGGGGAGGGCGGCCGGCCCCGGGCGGAGGGCGATCACGGCGGCCGCCGGTATGAGAAAGGCGAGGATCACGGGCAGTACGGCCGACCACGAAAAACGCTTCAACGCATTCCCTCCCTCGCAGTGGATGCAACCGGAGCGGCACTGCCGGACCGGCCTGGGTGGGATTTTGGCACCGCCCGGACAGGAGCCGCAAAGCGCTTCGGGCAATTCATGTTGGTTTTTATGCATCGGCCCGCTGCAGTATACCGATGCGATCACGGAATCGGCACTTGGGCCCTCAGGATCCCTTGCCGCGAAAAGGAATGTAAAGCGCACATGATGAATGTTTGTGAGAAAGGAGTGATGGGCATGTCGCTGTTGGAGTCGATCGTCGCATGCGCCCCAGTGATCCAACAACTTCAACGAGAACCCGCGGCCGTCGTTGTGGCCGATACCCAACAATTGGTGGCCGTGTTGCCTCATCCGCGAATCCCCATACCGGGTCAACCGGGAGATTCATTGGAACAATACGATAAGACAGCCATTTACCGCGCCATCGCTACCGGGCAACCCGTGTTTACACCTGTAAGTAAGGAGGTTTTCGGATTTCCTTACTTCAGTGCCACACAGACGCTTTATGAGAACGGCAAGCTCATCGGAGCCATTTCGCTCCTTACGTTGACAGAACGGGAGGAGCAACTGAGAGACCAGGCCCATGAATTGTCAGCCTTGGTGGAGCAGTTGTCCGCCAACGCCGAATCTCTGTCCCGTGCCGCGGCCGAGGTGGCGTCGGCGAACGACGACATGAGCCAGCACGCGGCCTTGGCGCAGGAACGAATCCAGCTGACCACCGGCGTGCTATCCTTCATCCACGAAGTGGCGGCCCAATCGAACCTTTTGGGTCTCAACGCCGCCATCGAGGCGGCCCGGGCGGGGGAATCCGGACGGGGCTTTGCCGTGGTGGCGGATGAGATCCGGCGCCTGGCCCAGCGCAGCCAGTCGGCCTCCAAGGAGATCGAGGACAGCCTGTCGCAGATTCGCACCGCTGTGGAGCGCATGGTCACTGATATTCAAACGTCCAGTCAATACACGGAATCTCAGGCCAGTGCCGCCGAAGAACTGGCGGCTTCCCTCGGACAGATCGCCAGGGCGGCGGAAACCCTGGCCAGACTGTCCCGGGTGGAAAGCGATGACGCGTTCCTCGCCTCCACGGGGTTGGCCGTTGCGGGAAGGTCGGCCGCGCCGAGGGGAGAAGCCGGCCCGGCGGGTTCATAAAAATCCCGGACCAGGTGAACACTAGCGCTAACTGTCATCAGTGGGAGTGTTCGCCTATGTCGCTCCAGCGGAACACTGTATGTCGGCACCCGTTCTCTCCCGCCCCCTCCCCGCGCCGGTCAAGGGGCCGCTGGGCGGGGTGGGTGCTTTTCTTGTGCCTCGTCGGAGGGGCGTTGCCGGCTTTGTCCGCAGATGCCGAAGCGGCGGGAGCGGCCGAGGCACAAAAGCCTCAAAGGCCGTTGGTGTCGGTCATCCGGGAAGGGGCCGTCTGGGTGCTCCAGGCGGATGGTCGGTTCGCGCCCGTTCCCAAAACTGAAGGGGCGGACCGGGCGATTTTTTCACCCGACGGCCGGTTTCTCGCCGTTCATAGATCCGAGGGCTCTCTTTGGCTGACCACCCCGGACGGCAGGAAAGGATGGCTCCTGGCCAAGGATCGAGTGAGTCCCGATATGGCCTGGTCGCCTGCGGGCGGACGGCTTGGCTACATCCGTTCCGGAGCTTTGTGGGTGATCCCCTGCGGTCCGGAAGGCCCCAGCGACTGGAGCCTGGCCGCCCCGGAAGCGGAACGGTTTGCTTGGAGCTCCGATGGCAGCCGGTTGTACGTGGCCACCCCTGCTTGGTCCGTGGCAACCCCGCCGAAGCCCACAACCCCCACCGTTCCCCGGAAGCCTGCAGGTCCACCCGGGCGGCCCGGCCCCGATGCAGGCACCCGGGGCGCCGGGCAAGAACCGGGAGACTCCCCGGGAAAGGGCCGGCATGAGGCGTCGGCAGCAACAACGAATGGCACCTCGCCCTCTCCGGCCCTCGGCGAGGCCGCGGGGGCCACAGGAACGCCGGTCAGGCGGCAGGTGGTTCGCATCCTGGAAGTGAAGTGGCGGGGAGGCACGCCCAGGGTATGGGGAGAGCTTCCATTGCGAATGGTTGAGGATTTCCAGGAGTTCACGGGTGTGCGGCATAAACTCCCTGAGCCGAAGAAGGTGGAAGGGATTCGCGTGTACGACGATCAAACGCCTTCTGCGTCTCAAGGATCCCGGGCACCCGGCCGGTCCGGGTGGCCAATCTGGGGCGTAGAGGGGATCTACCCATCCCCGGGTGGTGAAGCGGTAGCTTTGGTGGTGCGGGATGCACCGGATTCCCGCCGGGCTCTCCACCGGGGCCTCATCAGCTTCACCGGCCGATCCGCGATTCCCCTTGTGGTCTGGCAGGCGGGACCAGGCTCCCGCCTCGAAATCGCGGGTTGGACCATACAAGATCGACGCCTGTGGATCGGTTTTTTGACGGATCGTCGTCGAGAATCCGGACATCGAACAGAGGGGCGCTCTGAAGCCTTTGAGGGGGAATTCCTGGCTTGGAAGGTGCCTGAAGGAGCAGTTTCGTCGGTGGACCGACCCGTCATCCTGACGCCGGAAACGGCAACGGACCGCAGGGCATCGTCAGATCCCCAGGCTCAGGGGTGGTTGGTGGTTCGCGCTTTTGCCCATCCGTGGATTCAGGAGCGATGGAGGCCGGCCTCCTTATGGGCCGTTCGCCCGGACGGCCGGGCCATTCAACTGAGCCGTCCGCTTTTCGGGGCGGAAGATCTGGCCGGGTGGTGGGGACCCGGTGAACAGTGGGTGGGGTTGCGAAAGACGTGGGGCCGCGCCAGGCTCTGGTGGTCTTCCCGGCCCCTTGGCCGCACCGAAGTGCTGGTGGACGGCCTCGGCCGGGACGTTGCCCCTGGGGTCGTTGATATCGGCTTTGTCCATCCCGGGCCGGATAAAAGCACCCGGGTGACCGCCGGCGCAGGACTTCCCCGCCCCACCGGCCGGACGGGCGCGGACAAAGGAGCCCCGGGCCTCGGGTGATACCGTGGGCGATGCCACTGCCCCCGGCTCTTCCAGCGCCGTCACTCCACCCGCTTGATCGCCGCCCCGAGGGCGTGGAGCTTCCCGACGATATCTACGTATCCTCGGTCGATATGGTGAACGCCGTGCACTTCTGTTTCCCCTTCAGCGGCCAGGCCCGCCAACAGCAGGGCGGCACCCGCTCGCAGGTCTGTCGAATTCACCCGGGCGCCGGTGAGTTTCGGCACCCCTTCGATCACTGCAGTCCGCCCTTCCACCCGGATGTCCGCCCCCATGCGCTGGAGCTCGGCCACGTGCATGAAGCGGTTCTCAAACACCGTTTCCGTCACCATGCTGCTCCCGGGAATGATTGTGAGCAGCGCCATGATCTGCGCCTGCATGTCTGTGGGGAAACCGGGATAATAGTGCGTCTTGATGTCCAGGGCGCGCTGTCCGGGGCCCCCCGCCACAAAAATCCCGTTCACATCGTCCTCGACGTGAACCCCCGTTTCTTTGAGCTTCGCCAATAAGGGCTTTAAGTGCGTGCTGA is from Kyrpidia tusciae DSM 2912 and encodes:
- a CDS encoding efflux RND transporter periplasmic adaptor subunit; its protein translation is MKTWVKGVLFLGVPLGGFLLVLSGVLVHKIPPGTAERAPASISGVKVAAVEQSADRTGVTVPGTVVADGTSQVASKIMASVQQVLVKEGDFVKQGQTLVVLNPEPLAAAVKQAQAGSAQAQAGVQAAQSVQAQIDEAIRQSQASLQAAQANLQGAQSDFERTQSLYEAGAASRQDYDHAQTRYQAAKAQYDQAQAALQGALAQKAEAQARLGEAQAALGQAQASVQAASANLSDTVLKAPFDGFVTSKTVNEGDMASPGMPLLTVEKGPFALEVYAEEKLAAAMKIGDTVSVHIPALNRSVTGTVYEITPRIDPASRTFKMKIRLPGDVEVRPGMFGEAVLGTGGPNDKIFIPKAAVVRWSQFTGVYAVDNQNRAHLRYVSLGRESGDQVEVLSGLNPGERIVVSGVDRVSDGAEVRTGS
- a CDS encoding YigZ family protein encodes the protein METYQTVGRQSETEIVIKKSRFIGRAARVSTEEEAAAFLEAIRRKHWDAAHNCYAYTIGPHSEIQRSSDDGEPAGTAGRPILEVLHHMNLRDTLVVVTRYFGGVLLGAGGLARAYGHAASEAVRAAGILRRRPHVRVRIRLPYPAFGKLEHHLAQRGWPREEPVFAEDVRLTVYVPRGREHECQSAAADATAGQVDIRFEEEVWLDEVDGTARVPSSLSEDFSGSNSPEG
- a CDS encoding sigma-70 family RNA polymerase sigma factor, which encodes MIPPIPPDLLSEARAGRPAAVAELWLHLRPLAAMVARKYRSIDREDAEGEAALIYLEVLQIWDPNREVPFPAFFARKLHHRLWTLVRRMSRETQRRAMSGGQAEDGGPGDIFALLRDPRWAEPFLEVEIRLLLAGLAPRERRILAGLLSGLPLSALAEQEGVTRQSVTYHLHRALKKLGRDWGR
- the fabZ gene encoding 3-hydroxyacyl-ACP dehydratase FabZ, with amino-acid sequence MLHTEQIQQILPHRPPFLLVDCIVEVEPGVRAVGLKNVTVNEPFFVGHFPQYAVMPGVLIVEALAQTGAVAILSAEAYRGKIGFFAGIDRFRFRRQVRPGDQLRLEVQMTRLKGSVGKGEGRALVGDRVVAEGELMFAVGDPPAE
- the pgsA gene encoding CDP-diacylglycerol--glycerol-3-phosphate 3-phosphatidyltransferase, whose amino-acid sequence is MNIPNALTIVRFMLIPVYVIVFFSPRPWNMEGALVVLMMAGLTDVLDGYWARRHRQITDLGIMLDPLADKLMMVAVLVSFVVDGRLQWWMAGLLALREAAMIVSAGVLHRRGKKIVPAMIWGKATTVLYYITVVAVLFEWSVMTELLWLTVGFSFLTSFIYLLKIREVNQSSA
- a CDS encoding flagellar hook-basal body protein yields the protein MRVLWTGASGMSAASHWVNAMANDAANMNTTGYKSEDLAFSDLLAVHYAPGVRIPAPDTPPGLPVGSGVRAAARVSDWSQGPLQETGRKLDVAWEGEGFFVVSGPEGMRYTRDGSFQVSVDPAGQATLVTADGHVVLDEYGAPIDLTGVDLSTLAIGPDGRITGSVAGTPTDIAVLGRVVFDHPQRLIKAGNNLYDAGTEVPLTPADIADPLRFGRLRQGYLEASNVELTDVMTKLMEAERLYALSARAVLTADQMMSMANNLRG
- a CDS encoding flagellar hook-basal body protein; the encoded protein is MIRGLYIAASGMIAQQRREEIVANNLVNASTPGYKQDEPSLRTFGDLFLRRLGSPASGTALPLAPGVGPLNLGATMEDAPPRFTPGPLVETKRNQDFALIDPPGRQSRPGGVEAFFAVEGPNGQILLTRDGQFIEGPNGQLYTGDGYRVLAAGPNGQVIPGSSVALDASGAVHTYDGTGAEVFGGLAVLDAPVAALQKQGTGVYVLTPGAAGGLVPSLAQVRQGFLEQSNVDPGQTMVQMIDVVRAYEANQKVIRTVDQSMDKLVNQVGRVNA
- the spoIIID gene encoding sporulation transcriptional regulator SpoIIID → MHDYIRERTIKIGEYIVETRNTVRTIAREFGVSKSTVHKDLTERLPEINPELASRVKEILEYHKSIRHLRGGEATKNKYRNGQSSSPRTMVNTLL
- a CDS encoding M23 family metallopeptidase, producing MKQEDQHFEHSRDAEPSEPDKGQESAAPVGGQAEPGERMVAEGTQVGPGERAWRNILRTRWFYPAIYLTAAVLIIALMYAKTAQVWPFAHETPAPAPNSTALDNNNPPAVPVGAQPGFIWPADPSAQVSVSMKNFDDTLSKDAQAAALVKFDNSYYPHHGIDLSAQNGKPFQVLAAAAGKVSKVEDDPLMGKVVEIAADNGYTLYYASLADVSVKPGESVTQGQPIGTSGLNKFEAADKNHVHLEIKKDGQDVNPETLLPKPGTP
- the spoIID gene encoding stage II sporulation protein D; its protein translation is MKRFSWSAVLPVILAFLIPAAAVIALRPGPAALPAADPGPVIRVYRAATHSVTRMPLEDYVTGVVAAEMPANFHMEALKAQAVAARTNAVRALAHPGRAAGGADITDDHTRDQAFLSPDDLRRRWGSQFTAKYDRIRQAVKETAGQILVYGDQPIDATFFSTSNGYTASAQEVWGKNLPYLQSVPSPWDASVAPRFQDTKTVSIKDLAAALHLTAVPATPGGSFIQVLEESPTHRITQLRVGDRVVSGNDFRTALGLNSTSFTWAVSGGEVTFRTTGYGHGVGMSQYGAEALAQQGKTAEEILQYYYRGTRVVPWSKTLVLAAAKGPNR
- a CDS encoding methyl-accepting chemotaxis protein, which codes for MSLLESIVACAPVIQQLQREPAAVVVADTQQLVAVLPHPRIPIPGQPGDSLEQYDKTAIYRAIATGQPVFTPVSKEVFGFPYFSATQTLYENGKLIGAISLLTLTEREEQLRDQAHELSALVEQLSANAESLSRAAAEVASANDDMSQHAALAQERIQLTTGVLSFIHEVAAQSNLLGLNAAIEAARAGESGRGFAVVADEIRRLAQRSQSASKEIEDSLSQIRTAVERMVTDIQTSSQYTESQASAAEELAASLGQIARAAETLARLSRVESDDAFLASTGLAVAGRSAAPRGEAGPAGS